The following proteins are encoded in a genomic region of Debaryomyces hansenii CBS767 chromosome G complete sequence:
- a CDS encoding DEHA2G24970p (weakly similar to uniprot|P46591 Candida albicans HYR1 Hyphally regulated protein precursor): MLFKSNSILASIVFATSAFAQTITENTVQISPVDLQIGDLTINSDVYYSIVNNLATVIGGNLDNRGGFYVTSTNGLAAAVALASGTINNSGELAFNALDANVASTYDLASIGAFKNTGDMWFGSAENVASPFTITSVNDWQNDGLIYFKQAGGVASVVALAQVVGSGGLLSLENNGQICLEGVSYIQTSSIDGSGCINVGAGANAQLLPNVANAAFSIDSDQTIYLSSSSSRLQLLTGGVLANPRIKVAGFGNGNRIVIELTFTRYTYDSDTGILSVTLLGLTNVEFDIGLGYSTDQFSDNAVLGTLGSQIWYENAPPNSAPSDCSCKPFPDPPTSTTTPSSSTNSEPTSAPTGSGTSSGPSAPTGSDISSGPSAPTGSNISSGPSAPTGSDISSGPSAPTGSNISSGPSAPTGSDISSGPSAPTGSNISSGPSAPTGSDISSGPSAPTGSNISSGPSTPTGSDISSGPSAPTGSDISSGPSAPTGSDISSGPSAPTGSDISSGPSAPTGSDISSGPSAPTGSDISSGPSAPTGSDISSGPSAPTGSDISSGPSAPTGSDISSGPSAPTGSDISSGPSAPTGSGSGDNGSGSGSGDNGSDSGSGSGDNGSGSGSDSGDNGSGAGSGDNGSGAGSGDNGSGSGSGSGDNDSGSGSGDNGSGSGSGDNDSGSDSGDNGSGSGSGSGDNVSGSGSGDNVSGSGSGDNDSGSGSDNNDSGNGSGSGSNSDSSTSSSTSSVAASSNSASPSVNVYEGSASSTRQRSIFSVFFTFIVLALT; the protein is encoded by the coding sequence ATGTTATTCAAGTCTAATTCTATATTAGCTAGTATAGTATTTGCAACTAGTGCATTTGCGCAAACGATTACTGAAAACACAGTACAAATCTCTCCAGTTGATCTTCAAATCGGGGATCTTACGATAAACTCCGatgtttattattcaatcGTTAATAATTTAGCAACTGTTATAGGGGGCAATCTTGATAACCGTGGTGGGTTCTATGTTACAAGTACAAATGGTCTAGCAGCAGCTGTCGCACTTGCGAGCGGAACAATTAACAATTCTGGTGAATTGGCATTCAATGCCTTAGACGCCAATGTCGCATCCACTTACGATTTAGCCAGTATTGGAGCCTTCAAAAATACTGGTGATATGTGGTTCGGAAGCGCAGAAAACGTTGCTTCACCTTTCACTATTACTTCTGTTAATGATTGGCAAAACGACGGTTTGATATACTTCAAGCAAGCAGGAGGTGTGGCCTCAGTGGTCGCTCTAGCCCAAGTTGTGGGCTCAGGTGGACTTTTAtctcttgaaaataatggTCAAATTTGCTTGGAAGGAGTGTCATATATtcaaacttcttcaattgatgGATCTGGTTGTATCAATGTAGGAGCTGGCGCCAATGCACAATTGCTTCCAAATGTTGCCAATGCTGCATTTTCCATTGATTCGGATCAGACAATATATCTTagttcatcatcatcgaGGTTGCAGTTGCTCACTGGTGGTGTATTGGCAAATCCTCGTATTAAAGTTGCTGGATTTGGAAATGGCAATAGGATTGTAATCGAACTTACCTTCACAAGATACACATATGACAGCGATACTGGTATCTTGAGCGTCACTCTTCTTGGTCTTACAAATGTCGAGTTTGATATTGGATTAGGATATTCAACTGATCAATTTAGTGATAACGCTGTGCTTGGAACCTTAGGAAGTCAAATTTGGTATGAAAATGCTCCTCCAAATTCTGCCCCAAGTGATTGTTCCTGTAAGCCATTCCCAGATCCACCAACTTCCACCACCACCCCATCTTCATCTACAAACAGCGAGCCAACTAGTGCACCAACCGGTTCAGGTACTTCTTCAGGTCCAAGTGCACCAACCGGttcagatatttcttcaggtCCAAGTGCACCAACTggttcaaatatttcttcaggtCCAAGCGCACCAACCGGttcagatatttcttcaggtCCAAGTGCACCAACTggttcaaatatttcttcaggtCCAAGTGCACCAACCGGttcagatatttcttcaggtCCAAGTGCACCAACTggttcaaatatttcttcaggtCCAAGTGCACCAACCGGttcagatatttcttcaggtCCAAGTGCACCAACTggttcaaatatttcttcaggCCCAAGTACACCAACCGGttcagatatttcttcaggtCCAAGTGCACCAACCGGttcagatatttcttcaggCCCAAGTGCACCAACCGGttcagatatttcttcaggtCCAAGTGCGCCAACAGGttcagatatttcttcaggtCCAAGTGCACCAACCGGttcagatatttcttcaggCCCAAGTGCACCAACCGGttcagatatttcttcaggtCCAAGTGCGCCAACAGGttcagatatttcttcaggtCCAAGTGCACCAACAGGttcagatatttcttcaggtCCAAGTGCGCCAACAGGttcagatatttcttcaggtCCAAGTGCGCCAACAGGttcagatatttcttcaggtCCAAGTGCACCAACTGGTTCAGGTTCTGGTGATAATGGTTCTGGATCTGGCTCTGGCGATAATGGATCTGATTCTGGCTCTGGCTCCGGCGATAATGGATCTGGATCTGGCTCTGACTCCGGCGATAATGGTTCTGGTGCAGGTTCTGGCGATAATGGTTCTGGTGCAGGTTCTGGCGATAatggttctggttctggATCCGGCTCTGGAGATAATGATTCTGGCTCAGGCTCTGGAGATAATGGTTCTGGATCCGGCTCTGGCGATAATGATTCTGGCTCTGACTCCGGCGATAATGGATCTGGATCTGGATCCGGCTCTGGCGATAATGTTTCAGGCTCTGGCTCTGGCGATAATGTTTCAGGCTCTGGTTCTGGCGATAATGATTCTGGCTCAGGCTCTGACAATAATGATTCAGGCAATGGTTCTGGCTCAGGCTCTAATTCAGACTCAAGCACCAGTTCTAGCACAAGTTCTGTAGCAGCTAGCTCGAACAGTGCCTCACCTTCTGTGAATGTATATGAAGGTAGCGCAAGTTCAACAAGGCAGAGATCCATCTTCTCAGTGTTTTTCACGTTCATTGTCCTCGCTTTAACATGA
- a CDS encoding DEHA2G24992p (no similarity), whose protein sequence is MAMVVNLSDIHVRQYTLNKDLLQLQSVLVDKLRLGIFIADNYDPNVYSEKGFRFYSIITDLIYYSNMARMMYEVFSKVELTSSLPFQTEKR, encoded by the coding sequence ATGGCCATGGTGGTGAATTTATCTGATATCCATGTACGGCAGTATACCTTAAACAAAGATCTATTACAGCTTCAAAGCGTACTAGTCGATAAGCTTAGGTTAGGAATCTTTATTGCCGACAATTACGATCCAAATGTTTATTCTGAAAAAGGTTTTCGGTTCTATTCCATAATTACAGATCTTATTTACTATTCAAATATGGCGAGAATGATGTACGAAGTATTCTCAAAAGTTGAATTGACTCTGTCCCTCCCATTCCAGACAGAAAAAAGATAG
- a CDS encoding DEHA2G25014p (weakly similar to uniprot|P39676 Saccharomyces cerevisiae YGR234w YHB1 flavohemoglobin), protein MAINTPVIYKIRELTPREKKLIKASIPILDEDVLTSKFYNHMLTDFPEVRPFFNETHQKTMKQPRILAFGLLHYVKNIDDLAPLTTFVNQIVVKHVGLQVKPDHYPIVGQCILDTMKTLLGDRIATEEFLTAWATAYGNLAQTLINAEADKYKSNEWDGFRDFNISRIVNESKNVKSVYFKPVDGGKIAIPKRGQYVCIRFKLPDSETEKGREYSLSQYPSSDEYRISVRLVEDGQISPFIHNGLQVGSTIRVTPPAGQFVYREANSDKSVVLFVGGIGITGLVSITEKALESGRQVYMLNSNRQVETRPFAKWLQGLKEKYGDKFKLIEFTSNESDSGLHAIDKLESRRLAAQDFDFVKPNFDYYMLGPNPYMKFVKGELLNRGIEESAITSEFYGPMEV, encoded by the coding sequence ATGGCAATCAATACTCCAGTAATTTACAAGATTAGAGAATTAACTCCGCGcgaaaagaaattgatcaaagCATCGATTCCAATACTCGACGAGGATGTATTAACTTCCAAGTTTTACAATCATATGCTCACTGATTTTCCAGAAGTGAGACcttttttcaatgaaaCCCATCAAAAGACGATGAAACAACCCAGAATTTTGGCGTTTGGTTTATTGCATTACGttaagaatattgatgacCTAGCTCCACTTACAACATTTGTAAATCAAATAGTTGTTAAGCATGTAGGTTTACAAGTTAAACCGGACCATTATCCTATTGTTGGACAATGTATTTTGGATACGATGAAGACTTTATTAGGTGACAGAATTGCGACAGAAGAATTTTTAACTGCTTGGGCAACTGCGTATGGCAACTTAGCTCAAACCTTGATCAACGCGGAAGCTGATAAATATAAGTCAAATGAATGGGATGGTTTCCgtgatttcaatatttcacGTATTGTGAACGAATCTAAAAACGTTAAGTCCGTTTATTTCAAACCTGTTGATGGCGGAAAAATTGCTATTCCAAAGAGAGGACAATATGTTTGTATAAGATTCAAATTACCAGACTCAGAAACGGAGAAGGGTAGGGAATATTCTCTTTCGCAATATCCAAGTTCTGATGAATATCGTATTTCTGTTCGTTTAGTCGAAGATGGTCAGATTTCTCCATTTATACATAACGGATTACAAGTTGGTTCTACTATCCGTGTTACTCCCCCAGCAGGTCAATTTGTATATCGCGAAGCTAACTCTGATAAATCGGTTGTTTTATTTGTAGGAGGTATTGGAATTACTGGATTAGTTTCAATCACTGAAAAGGCTTTAGAAAGTGGTCGTCAGGTGTACATGCTCAATTCTAATAGACAAGTTGAAACCAGACCTTTTGCTAAGTGGTTGCAAGGCTTAAAGGAAAAATATGGAGATAAATTCAAGCTAATTGAGTTTACCTCGAATGAATCTGATTCGGGTCTTCATGCTATCGACAAGTTGGAATCTCGTAGATTAGCTGCTCAAGATTTTGACTTTGTTAAACCAAACTTCGATTATTACATGTTAGGTCCTAACCCATATAtgaaatttgttaaagGAGAGTTGTTGAATAGAGGCATTGAAGAATCGGCAATCACTTCTGAGTTTTATGGTCCTATGGAAGTATAA
- a CDS encoding DEHA2G25036p (no similarity), with translation MSQTYSCEKLAYEKLSNNFLFNSVYIDRKFAFGTFNIGKHYHALGPFLIQKYIDQGKENIRSKEKKNMIDCPKIKRRTKSPKSNWKQFTVSE, from the coding sequence ATGTCGCAGACGTACCTGTGCGAGAAACTTGCATACGAAAAATTGTCAAATAACTTCTTATTCAATAGCGTTTATATTGACCGGAAATTCGCCTTTGGAACTTTCAATATCGGTAAGCATTATCATGCATTGGGTCCATTTCTCatacaaaaatatatagacCAAGGGAAAGAAAATATACGGAGcaaggaaaagaaaaatatgatCGATTGCCCAAAGATAAAGCGACGTACGAAAAGTCCGAAGAGTAATTGGAAACAATTCACAGTGTCGGAATAA
- a CDS encoding DEHA2G25058p (similar to uniprot|Q895R3 Clostridium tetani CTC01208): MKLVEALRLRKDYETNLQQLESRISNNCKVQEGDVPSEDPEELIELYLQMSEKLKKLVSNINLTNSQSMFKFSKCTESMTSALAKRSELRRHAAAISRFARSDVINMDMYSRKEIKYISTFSVKKYRP; the protein is encoded by the coding sequence ATGAAGCTTGTAGAAGCATTAAGATTACGAAAAGATTACGAGACAAATTTGCAACAGTTAGAGAGTCGAATACTGAATAATTGCAAGGTTCAGGAAGGAGATGTTCCGTCAGAAGACCCAGAAGAGTTGATCGAGCTATACTTGCAGATGtcagaaaaattgaagaaactaGTCtcaaatatcaatttaaCCAATTCTCAGTCAATGTTCAAGTTTAGTAAGTGTACAGAATCAATGACATCAGCGTTGGCCAAGAGAAGCGAGCTAAGGCGACACGCCGCGGCTATACTGCGATTTGCACGATCAGATGTTATCAATATGGACATGTATTCCAGAAAAGagattaaatatatttcaaccTTTTCGGTAAAGAAATATCGACCATGA
- a CDS encoding DEHA2G25080p (no similarity), with protein sequence MEHYRMMAYCPPSVNAADVIWVKSGINLDCVGSLSVSRVRLLISLSMRMWRHSILQLTRLVSSMKRLNPSVMVLAGISLM encoded by the coding sequence ATGGAGCATTACAGGATGATGGCCTATTGTCCGCCATCAGTCAACGCCGCCGATGTCATTTGGGTCAAGTCTGGCATCAACTTGGATTGCGTCGGAAGTTTATCAGTTTCGAGGGTGAGGTTGTTGATCCTGTTGTCGATGCGGATGTGGAGGCATCTGATCCTTCAATTGACCCGGCTAGTCCTGTCAATGAAGAGGTTGAACCCTAGTGTGATGGTATTGGCGGGAATCCTGCTTATGTAG
- a CDS encoding DEHA2G25102p (weakly similar to uniprot|Q5Z617 Oryza sativa P0610D01) gives MLMEIPRIDYNRAVTSPGPTPVPTLEPSAAPSPVLSRSPSPVPVPPAVSEPPAPSRSVPVSAPDAPPVSVSWNDSSLSPNHASSPYVHQLPGYLPPFSPPYHAPVAPYHAPASSGFALPPQDTYLGAPLYDAHVSREVLSGARKRHSRDKRERKERKMERKRKEKERIRKREEDIRKREEKIRKREEKEKIRKREKREKRERKRAEEKREKERAALMPKRRMPMRPVNKSTRQAIGSPNAESECRGSSPQASCVQKQPPCSRSLVSPRPSGFQRRHEHPGPCPS, from the coding sequence ATGCTTATGGAAATTCCTCGCATAGATTATAATAGGGCTGTAACATCTCCTGGCCCTACGCCTGTTCCTACGCTTGAACCTTCTGCTGCTCCATCTCCAGTGCTTTCTCGTTCACCATCTCCAGTTCCTGTTCCACCAGCAGTTTCTGAACCTCCAGCTCCTTCTCGTTCAGTCCCTGTTTCAGCTCCCGACGCCCCTCCAGTGTCTGTTTCGTGGAACGATTCGAGCCTCTCCCCAAACCACGCTTCATCCCCTTATGTTCACCAGCTCCCAGGTTATCTTCCTCCCTTCTCACCTCCCTACCACGCACCCGTTGCTCCATATCACGCTCCTGCTTCTTCTGGGTTTGCTTTACCTCCGCAAGATACATATCTAGGCGCGCCGTTATATGATGCGCATGTGTCTCGAGAAGTGCTTCTGGGAGCGAGAAAACGCCATAGTCGAGACAAAAGGGAAAGGAAAGAGAGAAAAATGGAAAGGAAGAGGAAGGAGAAAGAAAGGATCAGGAAAAGAGAGGAAGATATCAGGAAAAGAGAGGAAAAGATCAGAAAAAGAGaggagaaagaaaagataaGGAAAAGAGAGAAGAGAGAGAAAAGGGAAAGAAAACGGGCAGAGGAGAAAcgagaaaaagaaagagcAGCCCTTATGCCGAAGCGGAGGATGCCCATGAGGCCCGTCAATAAGTCCACGAGACAAGCCATCGGGTCTCCAAACGCCGAATCTGAGTGCCGGGGGTCCTCTCCCCAGGCATCGTGCGTGCAAAAGCAGCCTCCCTGCTCGCGCTCTTTGGTTTCACCCCGTCCCTCTGGTTTCCAAAGACGCCACGAACACCCCGGTCCATGTCCGTCATAG
- a CDS encoding DEHA2G25124p (no similarity), which translates to MKLSILLLIAGALSAPIKSDVTLQGSLHDSGITLKSGIGASPEDSSTTNDVSSLLDKLDGLKSNLDGADVQGSLSGLLGKVGSTVDDLLNEVQAALGNVAGSTAQVKRDTATSDVSSLLDKLDDLKSNLGGADVQGLLSGLLGKVGSTVDDLLNEVQAALGNAAGSVTQ; encoded by the coding sequence ATGAAACTCAGTATCTTATTACTCATTGCAGGAGCTCTTCTGGCTCCTATCAAGAGCGATGTAACTCTTCAAGGTAGCCTCCATGACTCAGGTATCACTTTAAAGAGCGGCATTGGCGCATCTCCTGAAGATAGCAGTACAACAAACGATGTTAGCTCTTTATTGGATAAGCTCGATGGTCTCAAGCTGAACTTAGATGGTGCAGATGTACAAGGCCTGCTCAGTGGCCTTCTTGGTAAAGTAGGAAGTACTGTTGATGATCTTCTTAATGAAGTTCAAGCCGCCTTAGGTAATGTCGCTGGTTCTACTGCTCAAGTTAAGCGTGACACCGCAACAAGTGATGTTAGCTCTTTATTGGATAAGCTCGATGATCTCAAGCTGAACTTAGGTGGTGCAGATGTACAAGGTTTGCTCAGTGGCCTTCTTGGTAAAGTAGGAAGTACCGTTGATGATCTTCTTAATGAAGTTCAAGCTGCCTTAGGTAATGCTGCTGGTTCTGTCACACAATGA